The genomic region GCTTTGCTTACGGCCATGAGTACATGTTTGTGCTCACTGGTGTCTTCTGCGCACTACAGGGCACATCCCCTGCATAGTGTACTTCTCCAGCCTTAGAATCCCCATCTTTGATGGGAGAGGGGACTTTTCTCAGCCCAGCGCCCAGTTTGCAGGATGTGTTACAAAGCAGGCATTCCACCCTTTCTGGTCTTCCCCTGCAGAGCCTGGTGGCACACCGGGTCCCACTGAAGCCATATGCAGCACCTGTACCCCGATCCCAGTCCCTGCAGGACCAGCCGACTCGAAACCTGGCTGCCTTCCCAGCCTCCCACGACCCTGACCCTGCTGCTGTCCCTACACCCACTGCCACACCCAGTGCCCGAGGAGCTGTCATCCGCCAGAATTCAGACCCCACCTCTGAAGGGCCAGGGCCTAGCCCAAACCCTCCATCCTGGGTTCGGCCTGATAATGAGGCTCCACCTAAGGTAAGTATAACCCTAAAAAACAAGAATATAAGAGTTCAGGGTAGGAGGAAGAAATCAAGGCAGCCACGGAGATACTGCCTGTAAGGGTAGAAAGACAGAAGTGACTGCAGGAATGGGAAATGGCCAAGCATCTAAGGGCCACCCTTACCTCAGCATGGCCATTTTTCAACATTACAGCCTAGACATATTGAGTAACTTGTCTGAACCCATTTGTTTCTCTGTGAGTGCTGAGGACTGCGTTCCTCAGATTGACAGTGGAATGGAGTGTGTGCTGTGCCTACACAAGACCGACAGAGCCTGTTACCCGTCTTTCTCTCCAGGTTCCACAGAGGACCTCTTCTATCGCCACTGCCCTTAACACCAGTGGGGCCGGAGGGTCCCGGCCAGCTCAGGCTGTCCGTGCCAGGTACACAGCACCAGGGTGCGCTCATGTGGCAGCCTAGGGAGTAAGAGATATAGGGACTTTGCCAGGTTATCTGCATAGGGGTGGGGCAAGCCCCAAATCAGGCACCTCATCCCCTCCCTGTGCCACCACGACCCGCCCCGGCACCCTGTGCTCCCTCCACAGACCTCGCAGTAACTCCGCCTGGCAAATCTATCTGCAGAGGCGGGCAGAGCGGGGCACCCCCAAGCCTCCCGGGCCCCCAGCTCAGCCCCCTGGCCCGCCCAACGCCTCTAGGTAATGGAGTTGCCCCCTGACTTACTCTCACCTCTCACTTCTGCCGCCTGCTTCTCTGGTGATGGCGCCCCCTGCAGTGCAGCTTGACACACACAGCTCTGTGTGAGCACAGCTCTGATGTGAACTCTCTCCCTTCACAGTAACCCTGACCTCAGGAGGAGTGACCCTGGCTGGGAGCGCTCAGACAGTGTCCTCCCGGCCTCCCACGGCCACCTCCCTCAGGCTGGCTCCTTGGAGCGGAACCGAAACCGTGTGGGAGGTATGTCAGCCAAGTCCCAAGCCTTCTCTGGCCAACACCAAAAGCAGAGTCCGCGTGCCTTTGGTGGCCTAGGACCAGAGCAGCACGGGAACGAGAGGGATGTGGATGGGTTTGGGGCCTGCGGTCAGCCCGGGACCTGGGCCTGGGCCCGGGCCCATTCTGTAGATAATATCTGTGactttctttttcccaccctGTCATGCTCAGCCTCCACAAAACTGGATAGCTCTCCAGTGCTCTCCCCTGGGAACAaagccaagcctgaagaccacCGCTCAAGGCCAGGCCGGCCCGCAGTAAGTGATCTGGGGCAGGCTGTGGAGCCTTCACTAATGAGCGTGGGCTAGGGGAGCTGCAGACCTTACATAGCATAGCTCATGTTCCTAACCTTTCTCAccatctctcctgcttcctcctggcCGCCTTTCTTCCTCTGTGGCCCCTCCCAGAGCTATAAGCGAGCAATTGGCGAGGTTAGTGAGGGGCTGCTGGGAAGCCCTCTGTTCCCTGCCTGCACCTCCGCTGGCAGGCACCCTTCCTCGGTGTTGCTTCTGCCCAAGCCCTACTGCCTCCCCTCATCTCCTCTTCTCTGCAGGACTTTGTGTTGCTCAAAGAGCGGACTCTGGATGAGGCCCCTAAGCCTCCCAAGAAGGCCATGGACTACTCCTCATCCAGTGAGGAGGTGGAAAgcagtgaagaggaggaggaggaaggcgatGGGGAGCCGTCAGAGGGGAGCAGAGACACTCCCGGGGGCCGGTATGGGGTGTCCTAGGGCAGGGCCTCCCCCATCAGGACAGAGGAGAAATTCAGGGAAGGAGGGAACAGAACAGAGTTAGTAGCTTCTTTCACTACTCTGTCACTGTGGGACCCTGTCAGAtgcccttctgtctctctgtcactgtgGGACCCTGTCAGACgcccttctgtctctctgtcactgtgGGACCCTGTCAGACgcccttctgtctctctgtcactgtgGGACCCTGTCAGACgcccttctgtctctctgtcactgtgGGACCCTGTCAGACgcccttctgtctctctgtcactgtgGGACCCTGTCAGACgcccttctgtctctctgtcactgtgGGACCCTGTCAGACgcccttctgtctctctgtcactgtgGGACCCTGTCAGACgcccttctgtctctctgtcactgtgGGACCCTGTCAGACgcccttctgtctctctgtcactgtgGGACCCTGTCAGACgcccttctgtctctctgtcactgtgGGACCCTGTCAGACgcccttctgtctctctgtcactgtgGGACCCTGTCAGACgcccttctgtctctctgtcactgtgGGACCCTGTCAGACgcccttctgtctctctgtcactgtgGGACCCTGTCAGACgcccttctgtctctctgtcactgtgGGACCCTGTCAGACgcccttctgtctctctgtcactgtgGGACCCTGTCAGACgcccttctgtctctctgtcactgtgGGACCCTGTCAGACgcccttctgtctctctgtcactgtgGGACCCTGTCAGACgcccttctgtctctctgtcactgtgGGACCCTGTCAGACgcccttctgtctctctgtcactgtgGGACCCTGTCAGACgcccttctgtctctctgtcactgtgGGACCCTGTCAGACgcccttctgtctctctgtcactgtgGGACCCTGTCAGACgcccttctgtctctctgtcactgtgGGACCCTGTCAGAtaccccctctgtctctctgtcagccTGGGACCCTGTCAGAtaccccctctgtctctctgtcagccTGGGACCCTGTCAGAtaccccctctgtctctctgtcagccTGGGACCCTGTCAGAtaccccctctgtctctctgtcagccTGGGACCCTGTCAGACGCCCTTCTGTCTCTCTATCAGCCTGAGACCCTGTCAGACGCCCCTCTCTGTCAGCCTGGCTGAGGGCCACCCAGAAAGAACCTGAGTCAGTGAGGGCTTTGGAGGAGGCTAAAAGCCAAGTCTCTGGCTGTCACCTGCTTCCTGTGGCATTGTATGGCAGGCAGGACCTGGAAGGCCCCACCTTCATCTTTCCCACAGCAGTGATGGTGATACAGACAGCGTCAGCACCATGGTGGTTCATGATGTTGAGGAGATATCCGGGACCCAGCCCTCATATGGCGGCGGCACCATGGTGGTCCAGCGTGTGAGTGggtctccttccccttcttgcCTTTTTCTGCCACATGCCCTCTGTAGCCCTGCCCTGACCTTTTCTCTAACTTTAGACTCCTGAAGAGGAACGAAGCCTGCTGCTTGCTGATAGCAATGGCTACACAAACCTGCCTGATGTGGTCCAGCCCAGCCACTCACCTACTGAGAACAGCAAAGGTCAAAGCCCTCCAACAAAGGATGGAGGCAGTGATGTAAGTGTACCGGAGTGGGTGGGTCAGTGACGAAAGGAAGAGCCCTGGGGTTCGCACAAGAGTGGGGTGCTAGGAGCACTGTGATGGGTGAAGCAAGGTACTGTGACCTTAACAGGAACCTGAGATCTGTCCCATAGAACGAGGGCCACAGGCCAGAGCCACACATGTATCTTGACTGTTCCCTCTCTCCCCAACAGTACCAGTCTCGTGGGCTGGTAAAGGCCCCAGGAAAGAGCTCATTCACCATGTTTGTGGATCTAGGGATCTACCAGCCTGGAGGCAGTGGGGACACCATCCCTATCACAGGTGAggcccggggggtgggggtgggggggtgggggtctgcCTTGAGGCTGGAGAGCAGAGCTGGCCTGGACAGGAGCTCTTAGAGAATGGGGCTTTACAAACGATAGGCCTGGGGCTGGATAGACGGCTCAGTGGATGAAAgtttctgctcttctagagagcCCAAGTTTGATTCCAAACATTCACTGAGACAGCTCACAACCTCatctaactccaggtccagggaacccgatgccctcttctggcctccatgggtaccagcacacagagacaagaaaacaaaaataaaattcaaaatatcttttaaaaagtccaAGCACGGGCCCCTTATTTGAGGCTTAGCCCCTGCCCTGGCACAGGGctcctgggggggagggggtttctCAGAGTGGCTGAGAGATTGAGGCAGAGGGGGAACTGCTGAGTGGTGGAGACAGGCCTTGGCCAGGCCTTGGCCTCTGGCTCAGGCCCTCTTAACCTCAGCGCGCCTCTGTTCCCGAGTCTCCCCTCAGAGGCTCTGATGTGCCCAGATGAGATGGAGGGCATAGGAGTAGAAATAACCACTGAGGGCTGCAGCCCACCCGCCCTCCTCTTTGGCAGCCCTAGTGGGTGGAGAAGGTGGTCGCCTTGATCAACTGCAGTTCGATGTGAGGAAGGGCTCTGTGGTCAACGTCAATCCCACCAACACCCGAGCTCATAGTGAAACTCCTGAAATTCGCAAGTACAAGAAGCGATTCAACTCAGAGATCCTATGTGCAGCTCTCTGGGGTAAGTcagaactgaaaaaggtggaagtGGTCTGGGCACAGCCTCCATACTCCTGGTCAGGGTAGAGCTTGGATCTGCCTCTGACCTATCCAAGGATTCCCGTTGCAGGGGTCAACCTCCTAGTGGGCACAGAGAATGGGCTGATGTTGCTGGACCGAAGTGGGCAGGGCAAGGTGTATGGACTTATTGGGCGACGACGCTTCCAGCAAATGGATGTCTTAGAAGGGCTCAACTTGCTCATCACCATCTCAGGTGTGTGTATGGAGTTTGGGGACAAGGGGCTTAATTGCTTGCGTATCTTCATCCTGGGAGGAGAACAACCTCGGTCAGACAGTAGTGTGGGAAGCAGGAACTGGGCCTTTGATAAGAATGAGTGTttagggctagtgagatggctcagcggttaagaacgctgactgctcttccaaaggtcctgagttcaaatcccaaccatatggtggctcacaaccatccataacgaaatctgatgccgttttctggagtgtctgaagacagctacagcgtacagtgtataaataaataaatattttttaaaaaatgactgtttatgtgccaggcatggtggcgcacacctttaatcccagcacttgggaggcagaggcaggtggatttctgagttcgaggccagcctggtctacagagtgagttctaggacacccagggctacacagagaaaccctgtcttgaaaaaaaaaaaaaaagtgtttatgtGTCCACATATGTCTGTCCATCTCACAGGGAAAAGGAACAAACTGCGGGTATATTACCTGTCCTGGCTTCGGAACAAGATCCTACACAATGACCCAGAGGTGGAAAAGAAGCAGGGGTGGACCACCGTGGGGGACATGGAGGGCTGCGGCCACTACCGTGTTGGTGAGGATGCCACAGCACAGTAGCCAGGGAGCAGCAAGGTCTGGGCTAACTACTGAGATCCTCAAGCTGACAGTGGAAGTCACTGCGTCTCCCCTTTCCTGCCCTCCAGTGAAATATGAACGGATTAAGTTCCTGGTCATTGCCCTGAAGAACTCCGTGGAGGTTTATGCCTGGGCTCCCAAACCCTACCACAAATTCATGGCCTTCAAGGTAATCCCCGCCTCAGCCACCAGTATGTTCCCAGGTTCCGAACGCTCCTGCACCTGTCTTCCCTGAGCCTTCTCTCCTCCACAGTCCTTTGCTGACCTCCCTCACCGCCCTCTACTGGTGGACCTGACAGTAGAGGAGGGACAGCGGCTCAAGGTCATCTATGGCTCCAGTGCTGGCTTCCATGCTGTGGATGTTGATTCTGGGAACAGCTATGACATCTACATCCCTGTACATGTGAGCTTAGCAGGGCTATGGGGCGAGGGAGACCAACCCATTCTGGTCATCAGACATGAGGACCCCACCCAGTCCACCTTCTTCTCCCTAGATCCAGAGCCAGATCACACCCCACGCCATCATCTTCCTCCCCAACACTGATGGCATGGAGATGCTGCTGTGCTATGAAGATGAGGGTGTCTATGTCAACACTTACGGGCGGATCATCAAGGATGTGGTGCTGCAGTGGGGAGAGATGCCCACCTCTGTGGGTAAGTGAAGAGCCACCCCAAGCTGCTTGTTCCGAGGTGACTAGGACTGAAACCTCCTTACAGCCCTTCCACCatcttctctcttcagcctacatCTGCTCCAACCAGATAATGGGCTGGGGTGAGAAGGCCATAGAGATCCGCTCTGTGGAGACAGGCCACCTAGATGGGGTCTTCATGCACAAACGAGCCCAGAGGCTCAAGTTCCTGTGTGAGCGCAATGACAAGGTGAGGCAGTGTATCTCTGAAAGGAGCCTAGCCCAGGGGATGGGCTGCCTCTCCAGACCTTGCTCTGGGCAGGCATCTGGGGGTTTGGAATGGTTCTGCTGTTCTGAGCTGTCAGAGCCACACCCTCCTTCCCTGTGGGCTCTGTTGCCTTTACCCCAGGGACCTGGTAACACTTTTTTGCCTTTCCTTGGGGATAGAGAGAAACAGGTGTCAttcacttcctctctctcccccagtgTCAACCTCGTCTCTCTTCCCAGCAtacccctcccccccgcccccacaccacacacacacacttagcccTTGGTGATGTCTCTTCTACTTTATTCAGGTGTTTTTTGCCTCTGTCCGCTCTGGAGGAAGCAGCCAAGTTTACTTTATGACTCTGAACCGTAACTGCATCATGAACTGGTGACGAGGCCCCTGGGCTGGGGCTCCCCACATGGACCCAGCtctcttcccacagccagactaCCCAGGCCGCCCCTGCCCTCCCACCCCCTTGGGCTTTTGCTTTTACTGGTTTGATTCACTGGAGCCTGCTGGGAACGTGACCTCATATCCCTGAAGCTTTCGTGATCACGTGACCACCCTTTCCCCCAACATTCTCAAAACTGTGCCTTTCCCCAACTTGTGGGGAATGACACAGCTTCCTTCCCCTTACCAGGAATTGAGTGGGACTTGctcctccccttttctccacAGAAGAGGAGAGCGCTTGGGGCTTGGACCCCTTACCCCATTGCTGCTGAATGAGCAGGGCCCTGACCCCTTTATTTGCACGCCAGGGGAGCCGGCTCCCCCCTTGAATGTACCagactctggggggggggtgttcactGGGCCCTGGGTTCTGGAGGCGGGGCGGTCACCAGCCACTCCAGGGGCAGGGACCATTCCTCATTTTCTGAAAGCACTTTAATgattcccccccaacccccagggaATGGAGGAGGGACCCCATAGCCAAAACattcccccctttcctccccactcccaccccttctAGCCTCTCCCCTTCCCTAGAAGGAGAGAGCTCAGAGCTCCCAGCCTTTATCCTCCCTTGCTTGCATCTGTATATAGTGTGAGCAGCAAGTAGCCCTTCTCCCTCCTGTATCCTTTCTCAATGTAGTGGCCTTGGATATATCCCCTTTGTTAATAAAGACAATTCAACCAGCTTCCACCATTTTGAGATCCTACTATTGTTCTCTCTCAATCCTGGAGAGATTTGAGAGTTGAGAATGCAGAGGGTAGAGGAAAGGCATTAGGCTCTGTGAAGTTACTGTGATAATAGAGACGAAGTAAGGTGGATGAATAGGCCAGGGATCAGTCCTGACACGGTAGGACcctttgagaatagtttttaccaGCCCCAGCAGGGCCAGGCCAGACTTCTGGCTTCAGTGTTTCTATATCTGGGTCTTGTAAAAACCTCATTGGCTATCAACTAGATAAACATTCTTTAGGTTAGAAGGAGCCAAGAGCAAAATTGAACCAATTGCCTCCAAGTGCCTGACcaaaccacccacccatcttctaCTTCCCTGAGGAGTTGGACCCACCCACATGACCACACAACCCCTCCTGCAAGTTCACAAACCAGATTTATTGTCAGCGGCCTgttttcaaaatctctttcttggggggtgggggagaggtgggTGCCAGTGCAGGCTCATGGTTGGATGCACGGTGGGTAAGGGAGATCAGGAACTTGGTTGAAGTAACCCCCAAGGAAGATGAGAGTAGAACCAACGCTGAAGAGCACCAAAGCTGCCCAAAAACAGACATTGTCCAGGGCCTTCCCCATACGCACCCAGTCGGACAGTTCCTGTGAGAGAGAGCTTAGCGAGGGAGGAGCCTGGAGGGCGGGGCATCTAGCACTGCTCCGCCTCAACCTCCCAACCCACCTCTCCAGTGGCTTCCTGGTCTCTTGTGCTCTCAGCCACAAAGTTcacagcatccacacagcagcgGATTTCTGGGGCTGCAGCACCCAGGTTCTGGCAGAGGGCTGCTGCTAAGGCAACAGCAAGCGCTAGGTCATTAAAAGAGCGTCCCTAACGGCGAGTGTATGCCTTTGACCCAAGAGCAGTGCTTACCGGTCCAAGTTCCGTGCCGATGCCTCTGACCCTCAAACACGAGTTCGCTCCGCGGCTTTTTCAAGATGAGCTCCTCCGCTCTGAGCAGAATGCCCACAGACGAGGCACGCCTCGCTGGTGAGGCAGTTCGGGGATCCTCTGGGGGTGGGCTCGAGCCCAGGAGACGCGGCAGCAGCTCTAATAAAATCTGCAGCCGGGGCAGAGAGAGGTTCCAAGCCCGCTTCCCACCCCTGGGCAGTACTTTCTCCAACCAGCGCTTACCTGGCGCAGCCGAGGGGATGTAGCATGAGTCGTTGGCGTCCTCAAAGATACGTTGAGCACGATGACGCAATTCATGACAATGAGCGTGGCAACCACCATGACGAATATAAGATACCTGATATACAGAAGCCTGATGTCACAGCACCCCACAAACAAGGCACTAGCTGCCCTCTACCTCACAAATACCACCTCCGCACAGCTGGTGGCGTTACTTCTTGATCCTCCTCAACGATGCCAGTATTGTCCTGGCCCTTCTGCATATACCATCTGTTGCGGACATGAAGGGGATTCCCAGCAATTTGGACACCCTGCTGTGGGTCTACCACTTCCACAGCTCCACCGAGGTGAGGGTATTAGAATGGCAGAATCTGGAGAGGTCCCCAGCTCTTCCTGCTATGGCCCTTTCCATGTGATCATTCCACTCACTACCCTTGCTCCTCCAGGTGGCCTTACAGCCTCCACTTCTATcttccctggaacttgctgtggcCGCAGCTCACGAATATCTGGTGCAAAGGTTCAGAGAGCTTAAGTCCCAGGACCCCCTGGAATCCGACAAGTCGCCCACCCAGAAGGCCACCCTAGGGCTGGTGCTAAGAGAAGCTGCAGCCAGCATCATGAGCTTTGGAGCCACCTTGTTAGAGGTGCTGCTCTGGGAGGCTGAGGGATGGGAATAAAAGGGGGAGAGGGCTAGGCCAACAAAAGCAAGGACCTCTAGCCCATATGCCCCAATGTAGATCTCGGCCCTGTGGCTGCAGCAGGAGGTGCAGCGACTGGACGGCGGCAACGACTGCCCAGGCCCAGCCCCAGACACTGGGGATCCTGGTAGGGCGCTGGCCCGTGTAGCCCTGGCCGCAGGGCAGGGGATTCGGCAAGCTGGAACGGCAGCTGGCGCAAGTGCCCGGTACCTGATCCAGGGGGCGTGGTTGTACCTGTGTGGACGAGGTTTGCACGGGTCTACCTCATCTCTGCCACAAACCCTATGCCAACTGGGCCTTGGGGTCCCTGGGGATCCGGTGCGTTTGGGATAAAGGGTGCGACATGGGTCAGAGGAGGTATGATTAAGGAGATGCTGAACTATACTGTCCTCTTAACAGAGAGACTCGGGAAACCTCAAGGTGTCGCCCAGCAGCAGTGAGGAGAATGGGGGAACAGATAATCCATCACTGTCCCAGTCCAACCCTGTGTCCAAATAAAAGTCCAGAACGGGACAACACCAGGTCCCTATGCAAGCCTTCTTTGGCTACATTCTCCATGCATGCCCCTATCTCTGTGGGATCCACTTTGAGATTACCTGCCCAGCAGTGGCACGCTCAGAGAAGTCTCTGGAATTTTCTGGGCAATTAGAAACAAGAAGACAGTCTGGGCTAGCAGGACGTTGATAGAGACCGTGCATTTCTGGCCACCAGCTAGAGGGAGCAAGCTGTGAGAGGCAAGCCAGGGAGCAAGCCCAGCCTGGGGTTCAGGAGTCAGGGTCACCCCTTACCCTGCGCAGGCAGGAAGTAAGCGAGCAGCACCAAGCCAGAAATGAGCACGCAAGGCACAATGATGTTAATGACGTAAAAAAGCGGCTTCCGGCGGATGATGAGCGTATAGATGACGTCAGTTTCTCCAGGACCTTCTGTGGAACCTCCCTCATAGCGGCGAATCATGCCTGGGCAGTAGTCTATGGCCCATTCTCCATTCTCTGCAGGACATAGGGCACAGTCAGCCCGCACACCTGCAACTCCAGGCCAAGAGGGCTGCTTGAAACCTGGGCTGTTAGCACGGGGGCAGAATGGTAGAGAGGGGCATTTCTGGTGGGGGTGTGGAAACAACACATCTAGACTGACTTCAAGAAGCTCAGCTTCCGGTTGTGTGGTTCAGGCCAAGCCCTACCCTGAACGTCCCCCCTTGAACCTTATCTGGGAGAAGAATTTTTGGAAAGGGGGTATATCCCTTCACCGGTAAAAGCTGCCGTGTCAATGTCAATCTTGTTGATGGTATTGCCGTCGTCATCCACGGCAAAGATGAACTCCACCTCCTCAGCATTGTAGGTCTGGGAGCTGTGAAACAGGGCCAGTCTTTACCCCAGAAGCTGGCAGCCATCTTAGTTCCACCCTGGAAGCTTCAATCTGGCAGGGTAATATGGCTCTCTTCTTTTGCCCACATTCCCCAGCGCGTTCCCAATCCTGCttccttttctgttctgttttgggtTGCTGATGGGCTTACCGTGCTATCCAAGGGATTCCTGGACTCAAGTAATTTTTATGCCTCAGACTCCTCCTGGGGAATAGCTGCGACTATGCGCTCAAACTACAAGATGGCAGCAAGAAACCTGTGCCCACGCCTACTGCAAACCTACACCAGCTTCCCACCCCTTCACTCCAGTGCCTCACTCCAACTCCTTCCCAAAGACCTTCCAAAGAAGACCCCACCTATCCCTCCTTAGCAGGCCCTGTCCCCTGCTCTAGGCCCTTCTCAATATCATGATTGAAGTGATTCTTCCTACCGAAAAATGAGAGAGCAGTTCTGCCAGTCAAAGGGGAAATAGGTGACCTCCACTGCGCAGGTGCTGCGGTAGATGGCTGGGGGCAACCAGCTCACATAGCCTCCCTCATAGACTAGAACATTGCTGTCGTAGGCCACTCCAAACTGCCCATCAATACTGTGGAAACCAAGCTTTTCACATGTCTGAACCTCCTTCACCAACCAAATCCCCCAAAGCCAGTTCCCTTTGCAGCCTGCCCTCTTGGGTGATCCTCACTTGTTTTCTAGAACAATCTCTGGCAGCCATACATGTTCTGAAGGGACCCGGAGGATTCCTACACCTGCAAAATCGTCCTTGCTGTAGTTGAGCCGATAGTCGTGCCAGTCCTAAGAGGTGGGGGCGAGAGAGAGTGTGTGCTCTCCGGCTCCCACCTGGCAGAAGAGAAGGGGCTTGGCTGGGGaccctcccactgctccccagGTCTGACTCACAATGCCAATCCAGACACTGGTGGTCAGAGTTTCTTCTTTCTCGTTCTACAACAGAAAGAAGCCTGCTGAAGCCAGGAGTTAGGGGGTAGAAGTGAGGGTATAGGATTAGAATTGGGGGAAGGTCTTACCAGTGAGATGAGGTTGGTTAGGGTGACCTTGAGGGTGATGGTGACAGTGTCCTCAGGTCTCCTAACTGGCCGGCATTCTGGATCATAATTGTCGAAGAGATGGTGATACAGGCTAAGCTCTTCATTCTTTCCCTGGCTTCTGCCTATGATTCAAGAAGAAAGGGTCATTGTACACGAAGCAGCAGCCCGAAAGGcttctctgcccccacccccaggccattGCACCCCTCCTGTGTTTATATTTCTAGATTTTTCCTAAACCAACAATACTGCATCTGGGGACCAAGTACTGTCTCAGTCTCCACCCTGGTCTCAGACCTTTTCCCACTCCATGTTGACATACGGATCCACCTGGCTCCCCTGACCCCTGTCCCTACCAAAGAGTGTCAGGAGAAGCAGGGCACCAAGCAGAGCCCCTGCCATCCTGATGTCTGGTTCTCAGGTTATTCTGAGCTTTGACAAGCTTGAGGGAACAGGCCAAGGTGCCTGTGTGAAGGGGAGGAGGGTGTTAGTTCCGGGCTAGGTTTGGGGACTGTCACCTAATCCTCTGCCcctgctgtgggggtgggggaggcagctGCCCCATCCTGTGTCCCTTGCCCCACCTCATCCCAGCATCCTTTGCCTGGGTTTCAGCCAGTTCTGTAATCCACAAGGCCTGTCATCTCAGGAGAGAAGCAGGCCTCTAATAACACTTGAAACCACAAGCCATTAGGCTGTAGACCCCATTCTCAACACATACTGCTATCTTCTGTACTGCTGCCCTGTATTGGTT from Mus musculus strain NOD/MrkTac chromosome 11 genomic contig, GRCm38.p6 alternate locus group NOD/MrkTac MMCHR11_NOD_IDD4_1 harbors:
- the Mink1 gene encoding misshapen-like kinase 1 isoform 2 (isoform 2 is encoded by transcript variant 2), translating into MGDPAPARSLDDIDLSALRDPAGIFELVEVVGNGTYGQVYKGRHVKTGQLAAIKVMDVTEDEEEEIKQEINMLKKYSHHRNIATYYGAFIKKSPPGNDDQLWLVMEFCGAGSVTDLVKNTKGNALKEDCIAYICREILRGLAHLHAHKVIHRDIKGQNVLLTENAEVKLVDFGVSAQLDRTVGRRNTFIGTPYWMAPEVIACDENPDATYDYRSDIWSLGITAIEMAEGAPPLCDMHPMRALFLIPRNPPPRLKSKKWSKKFTDFIDTCLIKTYLSRPPTEQLLKFPFIRDQPTERQVRIQLKDHIDRSRKKRGEKEETEYEYSGSEEEDDSHGEEGEPSSIMNVPGESTLRREFLRLQQENKSNSEALKQQQQLQQQQQRDPEAHIKHLLHQRQRRIEEQKEERRRVEEQQRREREQRKLQEKEQQRRLEDMQALRREEERRQAEREQEYKRKQLEEQRQSERLQRQLQQEHAYLKSLQQQQQQQQLQKQQQQQQQILPGDRKPLYHYGRGINPADKPAWAREVEERARMNKQQNSPLAKAKPSSAGPEPPISQASPSPPGPLSQTPPMQRPVEPQEGPHKSLVAHRVPLKPYAAPVPRSQSLQDQPTRNLAAFPASHDPDPAAVPTPTATPSARGAVIRQNSDPTSEGPGPSPNPPSWVRPDNEAPPKVPQRTSSIATALNTSGAGGSRPAQAVRASNPDLRRSDPGWERSDSVLPASHGHLPQAGSLERNRNRVGASTKLDSSPVLSPGNKAKPEDHRSRPGRPASYKRAIGEDFVLLKERTLDEAPKPPKKAMDYSSSSEEVESSEEEEEEGDGEPSEGSRDTPGGRSDGDTDSVSTMVVHDVEEISGTQPSYGGGTMVVQRTPEEERSLLLADSNGYTNLPDVVQPSHSPTENSKGQSPPTKDGGSDYQSRGLVKAPGKSSFTMFVDLGIYQPGGSGDTIPITALVGGEGGRLDQLQFDVRKGSVVNVNPTNTRAHSETPEIRKYKKRFNSEILCAALWGVNLLVGTENGLMLLDRSGQGKVYGLIGRRRFQQMDVLEGLNLLITISGKRNKLRVYYLSWLRNKILHNDPEVEKKQGWTTVGDMEGCGHYRVVKYERIKFLVIALKNSVEVYAWAPKPYHKFMAFKSFADLPHRPLLVDLTVEEGQRLKVIYGSSAGFHAVDVDSGNSYDIYIPVHIQSQITPHAIIFLPNTDGMEMLLCYEDEGVYVNTYGRIIKDVVLQWGEMPTSVAYICSNQIMGWGEKAIEIRSVETGHLDGVFMHKRAQRLKFLCERNDKVFFASVRSGGSSQVYFMTLNRNCIMNW
- the Mink1 gene encoding misshapen-like kinase 1 isoform 1 (isoform 1 is encoded by transcript variant 1) — encoded protein: MGDPAPARSLDDIDLSALRDPAGIFELVEVVGNGTYGQVYKGRHVKTGQLAAIKVMDVTEDEEEEIKQEINMLKKYSHHRNIATYYGAFIKKSPPGNDDQLWLVMEFCGAGSVTDLVKNTKGNALKEDCIAYICREILRGLAHLHAHKVIHRDIKGQNVLLTENAEVKLVDFGVSAQLDRTVGRRNTFIGTPYWMAPEVIACDENPDATYDYRSDIWSLGITAIEMAEGAPPLCDMHPMRALFLIPRNPPPRLKSKKWSKKFTDFIDTCLIKTYLSRPPTEQLLKFPFIRDQPTERQVRIQLKDHIDRSRKKRGEKEETEYEYSGSEEEDDSHGEEGEPSSIMNVPGESTLRREFLRLQQENKSNSEALKQQQQLQQQQQRDPEAHIKHLLHQRQRRIEEQKEERRRVEEQQRREREQRKLQEKEQQRRLEDMQALRREEERRQAEREQEYKRKQLEEQRQSERLQRQLQQEHAYLKSLQQQQQQQQLQKQQQQQQQILPGDRKPLYHYGRGINPADKPAWAREVEERARMNKQQNSPLAKAKPSSAGPEPPISQASPSPPGPLSQTPPMQRPVEPQEGPHKSLVAHRVPLKPYAAPVPRSQSLQDQPTRNLAAFPASHDPDPAAVPTPTATPSARGAVIRQNSDPTSEGPGPSPNPPSWVRPDNEAPPKVPQRTSSIATALNTSGAGGSRPAQAVRASNPDLRRSDPGWERSDSVLPASHGHLPQAGSLERNRNRVGASTKLDSSPVLSPGNKAKPEDHRSRPGRPADFVLLKERTLDEAPKPPKKAMDYSSSSEEVESSEEEEEEGDGEPSEGSRDTPGGRSDGDTDSVSTMVVHDVEEISGTQPSYGGGTMVVQRTPEEERSLLLADSNGYTNLPDVVQPSHSPTENSKGQSPPTKDGGSDYQSRGLVKAPGKSSFTMFVDLGIYQPGGSGDTIPITALVGGEGGRLDQLQFDVRKGSVVNVNPTNTRAHSETPEIRKYKKRFNSEILCAALWGVNLLVGTENGLMLLDRSGQGKVYGLIGRRRFQQMDVLEGLNLLITISGKRNKLRVYYLSWLRNKILHNDPEVEKKQGWTTVGDMEGCGHYRVVKYERIKFLVIALKNSVEVYAWAPKPYHKFMAFKSFADLPHRPLLVDLTVEEGQRLKVIYGSSAGFHAVDVDSGNSYDIYIPVHIQSQITPHAIIFLPNTDGMEMLLCYEDEGVYVNTYGRIIKDVVLQWGEMPTSVAYICSNQIMGWGEKAIEIRSVETGHLDGVFMHKRAQRLKFLCERNDKVFFASVRSGGSSQVYFMTLNRNCIMNW